Part of the Mycolicibacterium mageritense genome is shown below.
GGCATGTCGGCCGAATCTGCGCCTTCCGTGCGCGCTCTGACCCGACCGGAAATTACCATGAGCCAACAGAGCCGGTTGAAGGAAGAGTTAGGGACCGCGACATGTTGCGCTTCCCTTGTCAGGCCGTCCGGTGGGCGGCGGGCCAAGTGGTCGGCTGCGTGCTGTGACGGCTCCGGTACTCGATCTCGACGGCCGCGTGGTCGACCGCAAACGTGAGATCGCCGAACTCCGCGCGGCGGTCGAGGCGTCGGAGCGCTCCGGCGGAGGTTGCGTTCTCATCAGCGGCGTTCCGGGCGTGGGCAAGTCGACGCTGACCCAGGCACTCGGCGCCGAGGTCTCGCAGCGGGACTGTGTATTCGCGTACGGACGGTGTCGCGACGGGGCCCCGGCGCCGTACGCCGCGCTGCGCGACGCGCTCGGCTCGATCGTCCGCACCATGGAGGCCACCGGTCCGGCCGAGCGGGACGGGTGGCGCACGGAACTGGTCAACGGGATGTCAGGGCTCACCGGAGTCCTCGGCGAGCTGGTGCCCGAGCTGGGCCCGCTCCTCGGCGGCGCGGCACAGGTCGAGGATCGGGACGCGGCCGATGCCCGCAGGCGACTGCACCGCGCCGTGATCCGGCTGGTGTCCGCGACCGCGGCGTATCGGCCCGTGGTCCTGGCAATCGACGATCTCCAGTGGGCCGATCGGGACACGCTGCTGCTGCTGTCGGAACTGCTGTCGGTGTCACTTCGCAACGTGCTGGTTCTCGGGGCGCACCGCGCAGGCGAGTTCGACCCGGACACAGCGGGTTTCACCGTAGTGGCACCGCGGTGCATCGAGCTCGATCCGTTGGGGCGCAAGGACGTCGAGGAGCTGCTCTCGATGGTGAGTGGCCCGGGCCTCGAGCTCGGCGACGTCGCGGCCGAGTTCCAGCACCGCACCGGCGGTAATCCGCTCCAAGTCCGCCAACTGCTCTACCGTGCACAGCTCGCAGGCGCACTCATCCCGGTCGGGGCCGGCGGGCACCCCAGCTGGGATCTGCGGGTGCTGTCATCCATCGAAGTCAGTGCGACCGCCGCCGAGTTCCTCGGACACTACGTCGACCAACTGCGCCCGAACGACCGGGCGGTGCTGAGTGCGCTGTCATGCGTGGGCGGTGAGTTCGATCTCGCCGACGCGGCCGCGGCCGCAGACCAACCGGCTGACGTGGTGGCACATGCGCTCTGGTCGGCTCTGGAACTCCGCCTCATCGAAGCGCTCGACAGCCGCGGCGAGCGGATCGCCAATGCCATCAGCCTCGACGCCAGGTACCGGTTCAGCCATGACCGCATCGCCGAGACGGCGCGCGACGCCCTGCCCCTCGAGGCGCAACGTGAGACCCACCTGAGGATCGGCAGGCGCATGGTCGCGCTCGGCGACGAGCGGTTGTTCGAGGCCGCCCGGCACGTCGGCATCGGCGGCGCGGGATCGGTCGAGGACGGTGAACGCCGTCAGTTTGTCTCGGTGCTGCGACGCGCGGCGGCCAAAGCCCGGGCCCAGGCGTCGTTCCCGCTCGCCCTCGAGTACTGCCGCAACGGGCTGGAACTCCTGGGGCAGCGCCGCTGGACCGACGATTTCGAGCTGACCCGCGAGCTGCAACTCGACGCCGCGCAGGCGGCGCTTCTCGTCGGTGACATGGCGGCGCTGCACACGTTGCTCGACGAGGCCGCGCAGCATCTGGCCGAGCCGGCCGACCGGGCGCGCATCGCCTACCTGCGGCTCAAAGGTCACGTCGCGGAGAACCGGCTGCAAGACGCTTTGGAAACCGGGTTGCGGGCGCTGGAGGATCTCGGGGAACCGATCGCGCCCGACCCGGGCAAGCCCCGGATGGCGATCGCGCTCGCACAGATGAAGCTCGCCATGCGGCGCTGGACTACGGACCGGCTGCTGGCGCTGCCGGACTGCCAGGACCGCAGGGTCATCGAGATCCAGCGCATCCTCGACGAACTGCGCAGCTTGAGCTACATCGTCCGGCTCAACATCTTGCCGCTCGTGGTCCGCAAGCAACTCGACCTGACGCTCGCGCACGGCCACACGCCGTCCTCGCCCCTCGTGCTCGTCAGCTACGGGCTGCTTCTCGTCGTCACCGGCGACAGCGGCGGGGCCCAGCGCTTCGGCGAGGTGGGGCTTGAGCTCGCCGACCGCGAGGAGTTCCGGCAGGCGCGACCGGAAACCGTCTTCATGTACCTGAACTTCATCCGGCATTGGCGTCACCCCATGCACGAAGGCTTCCCGCAACTGCGCGACGCCGTCGCGGAGGCACTCGACCAAGGGGACCAGGAATATGCCGGTTTCCTCGCCGCGGTGTTGCTGTCCCAGTCGTTCTGGGCGGGCCAACCGCTGCCCGAGATCGACCTGCTGGCCCGCACACTCATTCCGGAGATCCGGTCACAGCCCGTGCCTCGCCTGCTGTGCCAGGCCGTTCAGCAGATCTGCCTCAATCTGATGGGCCGCAGCGAGGATCCGTTCCTGCTGGCCGGTGAGAGCGGATTCGACGAGCGGGAGGCCGTGCCGGCCGCTCGCCTGCAAGGCGATGAGGTCACCGTCAGTGCGGTCGCGACGCAGCGACTCGGGCTGTATTTCTGGACCGGCGACTACGCCAGTGGCGCCGCGGTCGTCGATGAGGTGATGGAGCACATCGACGGCATGGCCGGGAACGCCATCATGCAACTCAACTACATGGTCTCCACGCTCTGCCAGATCCACGCCGCGCCAAGGGCCCGTGCCACCCGACGCGCGGTACGCAAGGCGCTGGCGCTGCACCGTAAATGGGCGGCGGAGTCGCCGGCCAATTACGCGGCGCCGTACGCGCTCATTCAGGGCACCTGGGCACGCGTCTGCGGACGACACCGGGAAGCCGAGAAGTACCTCGACCAGGCGATGGCGCTGGCCGACGAGAACCACCTGCCGATGCTCGGGGCGGTCGCGCACGAAGAGGCCGCTGCGCTCTATACGGAAACCGGTCGCGTGACGCTGCGCGAGCACATGTTGCGGTCGGCTTATCAACGGTTCGTCAACGGTGGCATGACGCTGCGGGCGGACCGGCTCGCGCGGGAGCATCCCTGGTTGTTGAGCCGGCATCTTGCCGACACCGGCTCGGGCATCGATCCGGTCGGCGCCCGCCACCTCGTCCGCGCGCTGTCGGCCGCCCAGACCTCCGACAGCCTGGTCGCGCTCATGGTGCGGACGGCCGCGGACATCACCGGTGCTCAGCGGGTGCTCTACCTCTCCGGCGACACCGACCACCCGCTGGTTCATGCGGTGCACGAGCAGGGCGCCACCACGACCATCGACGGCCCGTGGACCGAAGTGCCGTACGACCGCACCGCTGTCAGCCGGGTGATGGAGAGCCGCGCCGTGCACGTCGACGGCGCCGGCCCCGTCCGGCCCGGGAGCCG
Proteins encoded:
- a CDS encoding AAA family ATPase; this translates as MTAPVLDLDGRVVDRKREIAELRAAVEASERSGGGCVLISGVPGVGKSTLTQALGAEVSQRDCVFAYGRCRDGAPAPYAALRDALGSIVRTMEATGPAERDGWRTELVNGMSGLTGVLGELVPELGPLLGGAAQVEDRDAADARRRLHRAVIRLVSATAAYRPVVLAIDDLQWADRDTLLLLSELLSVSLRNVLVLGAHRAGEFDPDTAGFTVVAPRCIELDPLGRKDVEELLSMVSGPGLELGDVAAEFQHRTGGNPLQVRQLLYRAQLAGALIPVGAGGHPSWDLRVLSSIEVSATAAEFLGHYVDQLRPNDRAVLSALSCVGGEFDLADAAAAADQPADVVAHALWSALELRLIEALDSRGERIANAISLDARYRFSHDRIAETARDALPLEAQRETHLRIGRRMVALGDERLFEAARHVGIGGAGSVEDGERRQFVSVLRRAAAKARAQASFPLALEYCRNGLELLGQRRWTDDFELTRELQLDAAQAALLVGDMAALHTLLDEAAQHLAEPADRARIAYLRLKGHVAENRLQDALETGLRALEDLGEPIAPDPGKPRMAIALAQMKLAMRRWTTDRLLALPDCQDRRVIEIQRILDELRSLSYIVRLNILPLVVRKQLDLTLAHGHTPSSPLVLVSYGLLLVVTGDSGGAQRFGEVGLELADREEFRQARPETVFMYLNFIRHWRHPMHEGFPQLRDAVAEALDQGDQEYAGFLAAVLLSQSFWAGQPLPEIDLLARTLIPEIRSQPVPRLLCQAVQQICLNLMGRSEDPFLLAGESGFDEREAVPAARLQGDEVTVSAVATQRLGLYFWTGDYASGAAVVDEVMEHIDGMAGNAIMQLNYMVSTLCQIHAAPRARATRRAVRKALALHRKWAAESPANYAAPYALIQGTWARVCGRHREAEKYLDQAMALADENHLPMLGAVAHEEAAALYTETGRVTLREHMLRSAYQRFVNGGMTLRADRLAREHPWLLSRHLADTGSGIDPVGARHLVRALSAAQTSDSLVALMVRTAADITGAQRVLYLSGDTDHPLVHAVHEQGATTTIDGPWTEVPYDRTAVSRVMESRAVHVDGAGPVRPGSRAHRQTAGPSVLAAPVMLQDNIIGVVYAERERGAGAFTPEHEEAVAFLCAQAAAPLWNFQLEARLHAADEYRRTLMDVQSRFVPNELLRILDIDDLRRVHSGYRVDREMTVLISDIRGYTTMLEDMNVAEASNLAMGFLRAVEMPIISCNGMIQDVRGDEIVAVFESEPDAVRAALAMLRSLREYNAERKARGSAELRAGIGINTGMIGVGLVGGVNRMVLTIIGDAVNLAARIESTTKRYGCSLLISDATYARLADPDEFSIRRMERVMVVNRRRPVTIFEVYDEDPMPLRTAKAKAQPLFDEAFALFDAGDVAGARAAFERCADVVPDDPVAPLHVAHCDAVLRGEMFPGQEVALEQK